One window of Pyxicephalus adspersus chromosome 4, UCB_Pads_2.0, whole genome shotgun sequence genomic DNA carries:
- the LOC140329418 gene encoding prolyl-tRNA synthetase associated domain-containing protein 1-like isoform X1, translating to MASSLREELQQYLQELGIQPVCVEHPEVFTVEEMMPHVQHLQGAHSKNLFLKDKKKKGLWLVTVLHNRQVNLNDLAKKLNVGSGNLRFAEEASMIEKLKVGQGCATPLSLFCDVQGDVKFVLDSKFLGGHERVYFHPMTNSATMGITPEEFMAFLKKTGHEPIIVNFED from the exons ATGGCTAGCAGTCTGCGGGAAGAATTGCAGCAATACCTGCAGGAGCTGGGTATCCAGCCTGTGTGTGTAGAGCACCCTGAG GTGTTCACAGTAGAAGAAATGATGCCTCATGTTCAGCACTTGCAGGGTGCACACAGTAAAAATCTTTTCTTGAAAGACAAGAAGAAAAAAGGGCTCTGGCTGGTGACTGTTCTGCACAATCGGCAAGTCAATCTGAATGACCTGGCGAAGAAGCTGAATGTTGGCAGTGGGAATCTCCGCTTTGCAGAGGAAGCTTCCATGATTGAGAAGCTGAAAGTAGGCCAGGGCTGTGCTACCCCACTCTCTCTGTTCTGTGATGTCCAAGGAGATGTGAAGTTTGTCCTGGATTCCAAATTTTTAGGAGGTCACGAAAGAGTTTATTTCCATCCAATGACCAACTCGGCTACCATGGGCATTACTCCAGAAGAATTTATGGCCTTCTTGAAAAAAACTGGACATGAACCTATAATAGTAAATTTTGAGGACTGA
- the LOC140329418 gene encoding prolyl-tRNA synthetase associated domain-containing protein 1-like isoform X2: MAEIVFTVEEMMPHVQHLQGAHSKNLFLKDKKKKGLWLVTVLHNRQVNLNDLAKKLNVGSGNLRFAEEASMIEKLKVGQGCATPLSLFCDVQGDVKFVLDSKFLGGHERVYFHPMTNSATMGITPEEFMAFLKKTGHEPIIVNFED, from the exons ATGGCGGAAATA GTGTTCACAGTAGAAGAAATGATGCCTCATGTTCAGCACTTGCAGGGTGCACACAGTAAAAATCTTTTCTTGAAAGACAAGAAGAAAAAAGGGCTCTGGCTGGTGACTGTTCTGCACAATCGGCAAGTCAATCTGAATGACCTGGCGAAGAAGCTGAATGTTGGCAGTGGGAATCTCCGCTTTGCAGAGGAAGCTTCCATGATTGAGAAGCTGAAAGTAGGCCAGGGCTGTGCTACCCCACTCTCTCTGTTCTGTGATGTCCAAGGAGATGTGAAGTTTGTCCTGGATTCCAAATTTTTAGGAGGTCACGAAAGAGTTTATTTCCATCCAATGACCAACTCGGCTACCATGGGCATTACTCCAGAAGAATTTATGGCCTTCTTGAAAAAAACTGGACATGAACCTATAATAGTAAATTTTGAGGACTGA
- the MTIF2 gene encoding translation initiation factor IF-2, mitochondrial has product MNRSILLQIEQVVRFHKACRQLHILCQRNRACSLQMTLSQCRYLSAKKENEMKKGKLPLIKPKQKKEVVEVWQNMTVTKLAKAMDKDINDIFEALLYTPYDSDSLKPSSILKEDAIKEVVKKCGKKYIFVVQNKTEKVKKNVDAIKRAPADPSVLVPRHPVVTIMGHVDHGKTTLLDQLRKTQVAAMEAGGITQHIGAFSVHLPSGNRITFLDTPGHAAFSAIRERGANVTDIIILVVAADDGVMKQTVESIQHAKKANVPIILAINKCDKPEADPERVKKELLSHDIVCEEFGGDIQSINISALKGENLQALAESIVTLAEVMELKADPTGLVEGTIIECRTDKGKGPVTTAIVQRGTLQKGAVLVAGKAWGKVRLMFDENNTMLNEVAPSMPVEIVGWKELPSAGDEILEVESEQRAREVVEWRTNEEEEEKIKKDLEVITAKQLEHREAHRKSLDTFFGMNWKQRNAILYRNRKSIIIQRQSEKMSSDHPTVPIIIKGDVDGSVEAILDVIDTYDAEEECKLDLVHFGIGDISENDIVLAETFNGYIYGFNVNATKALQQLADKKNIPIKLHKVIYHLVEDLKDELSSKLAPLTEETVKGVASVLALFDVTVGKKEVQVAGCRVQKGALEKKLKCKLVRKNNVIWKGYLTSLKHHKNDVPSVKTGVECGLSLDDSDIEIEVGDEIICFEEKSVPRRTSWDPGF; this is encoded by the exons ATGAATAGGAGTATATTGCTGCAAATAGAACAAGTGGTCCGGTTCCACAAGGCATGCCGACAGTTGCATATCCTGTGCCAGAGAAACCGAGCATGCAGCCTGCAGATGACCCTTTCTCAGTGCCGATATCTGTCTGCcaaaaag gaaaatgaaaTGAAGAAAGGAAAGCTGCCTTTAATTAAAccaaaacagaagaaagaagTTGTGGAGGTATGGCAGAACATGACGGTGACTAAGTTAGCAAAAGCCATGGATAAGGATATAA ATGACATTTTTGAGGCTCTTCTATACACACCATATGATTCGGACTCATTAAAACCATCATCAATACTAAAGGAGGATGCCATCAAGGAAGTAGTCAAGAAATGTGGCAAGAAGTACATTTTTGTGgtgcaaaataaaacagaaaaagtcaagaaaaatGTTGATGCTATAAAAAG GGCCCCTGCAGATCCTTCTGTTCTGGTGCCCAGACATCCAGTGGTAACGATAATGGGCCATGTAGATCATGGGAAAACAACACTTCTTGACCAGCTGCGCAAAACTCAGGTAGCAGCAATGGAAGCTGGGGGGATCACTCAACACATTGGAGCATTTAGTG ttcatttaCCGTCTGGGAACAGGATAACTTTTCTCGATACCCCAGGACATGCAGCCTTCTCAGCAATCAGAGAGAGAGGAGCAAATGTGACTGATATTATCATATTAGTGGTCGCTGCGGATGATGGAGTAATGAAGCAGACCGTGGAGTCTATCCAGCATGCCAAAAAGGCCAATG TTCCCATCATCCTGGCCATAAACAAGTGTGACAAACCTGAAGCTGATCCAGAACGAGTGAAAAAGGAGCTCCTGTCCCATGATATAGTGTGTGAGGAGTTTGGAGGAGATATTCAGTCGATTAATATATCCGCACTCAAG GGGGAGAATCTTCAGGCCCTTGCTGAATCCATAGTAACATTAGCAGAAGTGATGGAACTTAAGGCTGACCCCACAGGCCTGGTTGAAGGAACGATAATTGAATGCCGGACAGACAAGGGAAAGGG GCCAGTGACAACAGCCATTGTACAAAGAGGTACACTTCAAAAGGGAGCGGTTCTGGTGGCGGGAAAGGCCTGGGGTAAGGTACGGCTGATGTTTGATGAAAACAACACCATGCTCAATGAGGTGGCACCTAGCATGCCTGTGGAGATCGTTGGTTGGAAAGAGCTTCCATCTGCTGGAGATGAGATCCTGGAAGTGGAATCCGAG CAACGGGCCAGAGAAGTTGTTGAATGGAGGACAAatgaggaagaggaagaaaagatcAAAAAGGACCTGGAGGTAATAACAGCTAAACAACTTGAGCATAGAGAGGCTCACAGGAAGTCCTTGGATACTTTCTTTGGCATGAACTGGAAACAGAGGAATGCGATCTTGTACAGGAACAGAAAGAGCATTATTATTCAAAGACAATCAGAAAAGATGTCAAGTGACCATCCCACTGTGCCTATTATAATAAAAG GTGATGTAGATGGGTCAGTGGAAGCCATTCTTGATGTCATTGACACATACGATGCTGAAGAAGAGTGTAAACTGGACTTGGTCCATTTTGGCATTGGGGACATCAGTGAGAATGATATTGTTCTTGCAGAAACATTTAATG GTTACATTTATGGATTCAATGTGAATGCTACCAAAGCTCTGCAGCAACTTGCAGATAAGAAGAACATTCCCATCAAACTTCATAAGGTCATCTACCATCTTGTTGAAGATCTAAAGGATGAGCTCAGCAGTAAACTGGCCCCATTAACAGAAGAGACTGTAAAAG GAGTAGCATCTGTTCTGGCTTTGTTTGACGTCACTGTGGGGAAGAAGGAGGTCCAGGTGGCGGGGTGCAGAGTTCAAAAAGGCGccttagaaaaaaaactgaaatgtaaattaGTACGCAAGAATAATGTTATATGGAAAG GCTACTTAACATCTCTAAAGCATCACAAGAACGATGTTCCGAGTGTGAAGACAGGAGTAGAGTGTGGCCTAAGTCTGGATGATAGTGACATTGAAATAGAAGTTGGAGATGAAATCATTTGTTTTGAAGAGAAGTCAGTACCGAGAAGAACATCATGGGATCCTGGGTTTTAA